In Aethina tumida isolate Nest 87 chromosome 2, icAetTumi1.1, whole genome shotgun sequence, the DNA window TAAAcgttactattattaaaactggaATTGGGTCGACGCGAACCGAAATAATCAGTAGTAGAGATTTTTCCTGCCTGTCTCAGAAGGGACCTTAgcataaatatcatttgatcTTACACCTTGTGCACCAGTTTGGAGAAATACATAACATACATAATAAGTGGTTAATTGTAacctgaattaatattaatgacgAGTTAATATTCCCGACAGTGTCTAACTCAAGTTCGACCACCAATttcgtaatttttaatgttcgtGTTAATATGTCTGTCGCAAAATGATATTTGCATGGATTACATTAAcatgtttattcatttttaagtcAAAAATTGCATTGATTgctgataaaaaaatagacaGAATGGGTTGCACTGATCCTACCATTTTATATACATGatgcattaaattatatgttgcttttatttatctgattTAAGCACCGCCTGTCCAACAAAACAAATCGTAATGTGTTAGTGTTCACTTTAACATggcaataacttttaattgatCATAAGTTTACGGTGTAACAAAATATCTGCTTTTATGAATCACAAGAAAAGTTCCATGATATGTTATgagaaaatagataatttagttttaaattaagccTTTAAGCACcccataaaatctattttatgtaCAACTCAACTACcattttgttttacattattaaaaaattattattttctcaataattggaacataaatattgaacaaatttttgttctaacgttttaaattaaaataatttccagGAACATTCCCCGTTAATTCCTTATAACACTCacaaaagatattaaatacaaagttGTGCCTCGTGCACATATTTTAAGCCTTGCCTTGATTGAATTGCATTGTTCCCTTATCACATGATAAACACgtttttcttttgaaattaaatatacaatgttCAATGAGAATTGGAAGTGGTCCAACATGTAAAAGGGTTACGACTGGAAAACTATATTTGAGTGTCAATATATCGATCACTTTTATTAACCTGATGAActaatgtgtatttaaaaaattcagacATGCGACTTTATGGTTTCAGTCAATTCAAGTGAAACCTGATAAGGATTTTTGTTGCAGTTTCACGCCAACATTCGAGTCCCAAGAAGTCTTAACACACAAGGACAAGGATAATACGATACAATTGAAGgatttaaaaacaaccacagacCAAACTCCCGACTATGATCCTTATGATTTTAGGGATGTTACTCACCCCACAACGTAAGTATCAGAAATTTATGGGTTTCCTTGTTGGCAATAGAAACTAATCTTTGTCAaatggaatataaataaatttaattacttgtaaTCATAAgcttataaattgatttataattttttaatccgaTTTTAGGCCTCTTATCTGAAATCAATGCGACATCGATACttagtattatttatcttaagtAGGAAAATTTTGATTGCATATTACGgtaataatatgataatatcAAGTAAACAATCATTAATCTAATTGatcttttttttctgtttagtagcaaattgttattgacactcctttattaattagataaaaaattacgaTATTTCAAAtcactgattttttttttaaatcatgccgaatttttattatccctTAAggattatgataaaataaataagtgacACTAAATTTATGGATTATGATaaagaatgaataaaattaaatacataatatggTCTATACTCTGTTatctctttattaaaaatatcaatattaaaataataaaaaatatttttattttacttaacacAAAAGATTTGAATCTGTAATAATATCCTGTTTctgttttttcttaaatgtCCCAaccataatatattatattacagtgTTATATTTAGCATAGGCAGTAAATTGTCCTATTTATATTCTCGGGTAAATTTGAgacagattaaatatttaaaaaaaattacattgacATACTTATAGGACGCCAGCGAACCATTATGTTTTTAACCTTGAATTGCAGAAAGGATTCCACTGTAATGCACAGAACACTAATGTTTATATCTAAGTGTTTGATTATATATAACCGGAAAATAGTTGTTGAAACGAACGGctatattaactaaaatattgttggATTTTTCAAAGTTGCACTCTTTAACAACAACatgttttttgtatattttattttctatcatcaatcaataattataatataatgtcgTCTGGACGATAAGATCCTTAAATGTTTATGTATATCTAAATTGTAAATCAAATACATTACACGTGCATGTCATGTTGTTCGGAAACATATTTATTGGCAAGAATATCGAATCAGTTTTGGAACggttttaatactaattagtTCGAGTATGCGACgactaattttgttttgaaactGTTGCAGATCATTAAggctgttttataatttacgtgCGGAAGGATTTAAGACCGAAATACATaccgaatttttttaattaaaatattttcaatgcttcatttaattttgaagttaaaCTGTTGAAAATCGGTTCAGTGTTTATAACGTTTACAAAATAATCCAGTACTGTAATTATTtggatgaaataaaaaatacatttcgaATGATCATtttcgaaaaataaaatgtttaatcatttaaacaaGAAACGAATGTAGTAGAAtggtgtatataaaattaggattttaattaatgcatgtcataaatttttttctatatcgTACACAATGAAactgtaacatttttttaaaaaataagaatgtcATTGAATTTAGCCTTCGAAATGAGTACattctaacttttataaaaaagtattctatattattaagtCTGCTactgtatttatttcttctgatcAAGTAAACAATGGAATAGTGAAAAAGTGTgaaccaaataaaaaagatatgaGAACGTCAAAGAGTGAACTCACGAGTTCCCACAATCAGTTTAATTCTTAGTTCCAACCACACTACAAGttcaattttatctaaatactATGTTCACTAATGACATCAATTAGTTACGTATTTAAGGTGTCTCAATAAGCACTAATCTGATATCAATTAATGTTTGTCCATTAactgatattttaatgtattttagacTTTATTCCGTGATTTAGTTGCTTAGATGAATtagaatgatttttattatgacataaaaatattaatatgttttaaattttaattattaatgtatttttatttgttttatttttatttacttagttcattagaaaaaatagaacaatttgatttttaactaGTTTTTAGAATATGGAGGACTTTATGAAAACCctgatctatttttttttattattcaattttttttaaccagTCTATATAAAAAgcgataaatttgtaaattaaaatgaaaatacttgtatatatttttttaattatatcttgattttaatgaatcatcgcgtcataatttttataagtgaTTAGGgcatttttagttaataaaaatgtcattgGCTTAACCTTCGAAATGGGtacattctaatttttataaaaaagtattacatattaattaaatcaggaTTAATAATCACattctaatgaatttatttcttttgattAACTAAACAGAATGAAGTATCAATCAAATGAGATATATCTGAGAATATCAAATTGTGAACTCATTAGTTCtcacaatcagttattttATACCAACTAGATCACAAGTTTAGTTTTATCTGATACATATTAAGTTTACTaataaaaccatttaattAGATACTTAAAATAAGATATCTTAATAAGCATTGACTGATATTcccaaaaatttttaactttttgttgtatgatttatttgattagaAGAATAGAAGTATTTACTCTGCGactgatattaatatttttatggcatatatttaatttctagcTCTTAGTAAAAACAGtagtaatttgtaaaatattttggacttttatacattttttaaaaaacaaaaaacatttaaaaataacttatactcaaaaataataataaaaaaacttttacctaataatattctattaatttaattaattgtaatatgcTTCCATATTGAAATTCTCTTTTTCattgagtaataaataaaaaagttatggtTGAATGGGCAATgctgtatatataaatttgtaaaaacagatatacaatattaattagataaacCTTTAACTTTTCTTAACTAGGCAACCCATGTTGCTTACCGCACTTTTTAACAGAATACTTGTTATTGTATgttcgttaattttaatataaatagataattaattttgtataattttaaataattaatatcatgaTTTggtgttttataaacaatattcttaTCTCCCATTCTAATTAGACATAAAAAGTAGCACAAAGTtactaacaataattttgttttgttgtagatttaaataacattaaaataaattataatactttGGACAAGTCGTAAGTCCAAATGTATAGGTTAAAGGGAGACTTATTATAaggattattatttgtaaaatgctAATGTCATGGAAATATGCCAAGGAATGAATTTATTGATACCTTTTAACTGGAAACACATGTGATGCGCTTACGTTCATCCAATCATTGTTAGTAAGTAATTGTTATCAACTAatcatttgataaataatattttttatagacagaaattaactaaaatattttaaagttaatctccacagtataaatatttaatccatATTAATCTGAtaatttgcaaaaattattattaaatttatcacatttagaaactgattatttttatggaattgTGTTAAccttatatgaaataaaattgagatttattaaaatgtatcaaaTAACACTGTAATGTTTTACTAATCGacattatctttattattgtttgttgttggaATCCGATATAAAAACTTTGTTGTACAGTGTCATTaaactcaaaaatataaatgtttcattaCAATCAAGTAAATGCTTTTTTAAtgccataaattaaaaaaaaacagtgaCTTACACTTTAAACgtaaagaaaaaatcaatatattaaaattgacactGTGTAAAGTActaagttataatttttattatttttcagaaatgcCGAGACATTACTACATTTGCTTAAGGGCAGTCTCGGCACTGGCATATTGGCAATGCCATTGGCCTTTCTACATTCGGGATGGCTCTTGGGAATCATAGCCACAGCAATCGTAGGAGTAATTTGTACATATTGTATACACTTATTAATAACAGCAGAGTACACACTTTGCAAAAGACGAAAAGTTCCTAGTCTAACGTATCCATTGACAGCGAAGTTCGCCTTAATGGATGGACCGCCGTTCTTCCAAAAACTGGCTCCCTTCGCAGGGTGAGAGTctgcattaattttttattaatcgtaGTTCTAATTGGGTGCATTTTCAGGCCTGctgtaaatgtatttttattaatatatcaacTGGGTACCTGTTGTGTATATACTGTGTTCATAGCAGCCAACATTAAAGAAGTATGTGATGTCCACATTACGGAGTTGGACGAGAGAATATACATGTTGATATTCTTATTACCACTTATACTCATAAACTTCgtaaggaatttaaaatatttagctcCGGTTATGACTGTTGCCAATGTCATTACACTTGCCAGTTTTGGGAtcatattgtattatttagcTAAAGAAGATATTGATTTGTCTCAAAGGGAGGCGTTTGGAAAGATTGCTGATCTTCCACTTTACTTCGGAACAGTATTATTTGCTTTGGAAGCTATTGGTGTAGTAAGTATCAAATTTTCATCTCTTTTCATTTCTCATTTTCTAAAAGGGATAGGATCACtagaataaattactaataaatccTATTATTCTTCAGATAATGCCCCTTGAGAACGAAATGAAAACGCCAAAATCCTTTGGAGGCTGGTGCGGGGTGCTGAATATCTCCATGGGCTCCATAGTTACTATGTACATACTTATGGGATTGTTCGGTTACCTTGCCTACGGTGACGATACACTAGGATCCATTACCCTCAATATTGGCAAAAATTACGAGgacgaaaaaatgaaaatgtaagtAAAATTGGCAGTATAACTGtgcaaaaattaactaaataaattttcagagCTGCCGATGTGGCAAAAGTAATGTTGTCCTTGGCCATATTCTTCTCACACGCCCTTCAAATGTATGTCGCCATCGACATCACTTGGACGCAGTATTTAGCCGCCAAACTCCAAAAAAGTTCCTTCCAAACGTATTACGAATACGTGGTCAGAGTCTGTTTAGTTCTAGTCACTTGTAAGTATTCATGTGAATTGATTTGAAgaccaaataatttattgtgttccATTTCAGTTGCCCTGGCTGTTGCGATACCTGAACTGGATTTGTTCATTTCCTTGTTCGGAGCTCTGTGTCTGTCCGCCTTGGGAATCGCTTTTCCCGGCATCATTGACTTGTGTACAAACTGGGACAGCCTTCATGGAACTAAGGGCGCGATTatcataagtaaaaatattttccttataATTTTTGCGGTATTCGGTTTGATTATTGGCACGTATACCAGTCtagacaaaattattgaacGATTCACGGAGTAAACCTTAACCAAAACTGAAATGCCACAAACAACaatgtgattttatttatagagatAGTATGATATAgttgtatattatttgttattgttgaatACCTTATGAGATAAGCAAATTGTTGCTGAATGATAATGTCttgttaaaattgtcaatagaattataataagAACCATATTGGTCATACTACTAGTAATAGTTACTctctttttatttgtaacttatacatacatatttatttatttctagtacataattgaaaatgtaaacatatttactttatgtattgataatttttcacaagagttaacttttatttatgaaaaataagcgctcaaattattgtaaatattattataattttcgctgcgttgaaaattatatattgtagactGTTATTTTAgaaccaataataataatatatttataaagtcatatattttgtgaaatactttttattcctaaataaaaaacaatgacattaaaatatttttgttttaatcggtttattatttctccgtaaatataatcaaattttaagcccttatactatatatatgaTATTGATACATTCATTGAAATGCTTTGGGACTAATTGTTGCATTTTTGTCATAGCTCACTTCTTTATTAAACTATGTTGTTGCCGATTGTAC includes these proteins:
- the LOC109600028 gene encoding proton-coupled amino acid transporter-like protein CG1139 isoform X2; the protein is MPLAFLHSGWLLGIIATAIVGVICTYCIHLLITAEYTLCKRRKVPSLTYPLTAKFALMDGPPFFQKLAPFAGPAVNVFLLIYQLGTCCVYTVFIAANIKEVCDVHITELDERIYMLIFLLPLILINFVRNLKYLAPVMTVANVITLASFGIILYYLAKEDIDLSQREAFGKIADLPLYFGTVLFALEAIGVIMPLENEMKTPKSFGGWCGVLNISMGSIVTMYILMGLFGYLAYGDDTLGSITLNIGKNYEDEKMKIAADVAKVMLSLAIFFSHALQMYVAIDITWTQYLAAKLQKSSFQTYYEYVVRVCLVLVTFALAVAIPELDLFISLFGALCLSALGIAFPGIIDLCTNWDSLHGTKGAIIISKNIFLIIFAVFGLIIGTYTSLDKIIERFTE
- the LOC109600028 gene encoding proton-coupled amino acid transporter-like protein CG1139 isoform X1, with translation MGGKKTSVHGHQNKNYFTPTFESQEVLTHKDKDNTIQLKDLKTTTDQTPDYDPYDFRDVTHPTTNAETLLHLLKGSLGTGILAMPLAFLHSGWLLGIIATAIVGVICTYCIHLLITAEYTLCKRRKVPSLTYPLTAKFALMDGPPFFQKLAPFAGPAVNVFLLIYQLGTCCVYTVFIAANIKEVCDVHITELDERIYMLIFLLPLILINFVRNLKYLAPVMTVANVITLASFGIILYYLAKEDIDLSQREAFGKIADLPLYFGTVLFALEAIGVIMPLENEMKTPKSFGGWCGVLNISMGSIVTMYILMGLFGYLAYGDDTLGSITLNIGKNYEDEKMKIAADVAKVMLSLAIFFSHALQMYVAIDITWTQYLAAKLQKSSFQTYYEYVVRVCLVLVTFALAVAIPELDLFISLFGALCLSALGIAFPGIIDLCTNWDSLHGTKGAIIISKNIFLIIFAVFGLIIGTYTSLDKIIERFTE